The following proteins come from a genomic window of Oncorhynchus kisutch isolate 150728-3 unplaced genomic scaffold, Okis_V2 Okis06b-Okis10b_hom, whole genome shotgun sequence:
- the LOC116359929 gene encoding LOW QUALITY PROTEIN: MICAL-like protein 2 (The sequence of the model RefSeq protein was modified relative to this genomic sequence to represent the inferred CDS: deleted 1 base in 1 codon): protein MSAVKALQQWCKLQVQGYRDVTITNMTTSFRDGMAFCALIHRNRPDLIDFDSLMKDNVYDNNHLAFRVAEDELGIPALLDAEDMVALKIPDRLSILTYVSQYYNYFHGKSPIGGMAGIKRPAEASTEEGPSGKKNQAVVSKVFPASTPSKSATENRPPPSSSPKASTRPDRAAQKDVLSERSNKTGTLSSKCSVCNKHVHLVQRHLVDGRLYHRSCARCSECSTTLLSGNCKPGPTPGSFICTSHHHPQGALPTHTPLRDLPKNNPTTPAESKYTSHPPPTVKTTPLSYLPKNNPTTPSSSKYTPHPPPTVQTTPLSDLSRNTPGAKYTDPPKSTPAPTPTSTPSKFVPSWLSSKSDGSKSTTPSASSSRPSPGLSSLGIVSPAVPGPTAVPRNFNTTSTTQQARLQFFQSGNTTTGQENQGKTQTPGQAPSLPTNRVPNAGTQGTVVGVGQGVSVVVSLGGSGVGGKGEGSGWGGGKGGDKGVNVVLGGDRDVVQGRGRVVFKVDGDVKASPSKEDCSTKTQAAAVITKKLTENSNTPTAGAVITKKLTDNNTTAGAVITKKLTDNTTTAGAVITKKLTDHNTTPTAGAVITKKLTDNTTTAGAVITKKLTDHNTTPTAGAVITKKLTDNNTTPTAGAVITKKLTDNNTTTAGAVITKKLTDNNTTTTAGASSPPWHPVGLKKTENRSPSLRPAPAETPKKETETPKKETGGRVKLKADPSLLAPLTPNTSTPTPASRTGLWNKTPDKASGAASPSNTMATADNSSSPADWRSRLKPASKPVGPKDSSPLHPDIQKAETLSRPWAGGSGNAQASVPAGSTLAPSSPPEASSPSPLNTGPGTWGVLTGKSSTTAHGSNTDTKTPKPSKPDYIPKEEILRELQEIEDSVNELERKGVDLEKQLRSCEEEGEEDVVMDDLMVEWFNLIRNKQVSMRRESELVYIAKTQDLEEQQPSVEQELRRLMDKPERLKTLWDRRREEELMVKLVEIVNDRNAIIDGLDDDRLREDEEDEQLNKMMKTLDTKKEKKKKSSFKLFGRNKKEG from the exons GCGTTCCGGGTAGCGGAGGATGAGTTGGGGATCCCAGCTCTGTTAGATGCTGAGGACATGGTGGCCCTGAAGATACCAGACAGACTCAGTATTCTGACATATGTCTCACAATACTACAACTATTTCCATGGCAAATCACCTA ttggcgGCATGGCGGGGATAAAGCGTCCAGCGGAGGCATCCACAGAAGAGGGGCCTTCTGGGAAAAAGAACCAAGCAGTTGTCTCCAAGGTCTTCCCCGCCTCTACCCCCTCTAAATCCGCTACTGAGAACcgccctcccccctcctcctcacctaaAGCCTCAACCAGACCAGACAGGGCAGCACAG aAGGATGTGTTGTCGGAGCGATCCAATAAGACGGGGACTCTGAGCAGTAAGTGTTCCGTGTGTAATAAACACGTTCATCTGGTCCAGAGACACTTAGTGGATGGGAGGCTGTATCACAGGAGCTGTGCCAG GTGTAGTGAGTGTTCCACCACTCTACTGTCTGGTAACTGTAAACCTGGACCAACACCAGGCTCCTTCATCTGTACCTCCCACCACCATCCCCAGGGGGCGCTGccaacacacacccctctccGAGACCTGCCCAAAAACAACCCTACTACCCCTGCTGAATCCAAATacacctctcaccctcctcccacTGTCAAGACCACCCCTCTCTCATACCTGCCCAAAAACAACCCTACtaccccttcttcctccaaatacacccctcaccctcctcccacTGTCCAGACCACCCCTCTCTCAGACCTCTCCAGGAATACCCCCGGAGCCAAATACACAGACCCCCCGAAATCCACCCCAGCTCCGACACCCACCAGTACCCCCTCCAAATTTGTCCCTAGCTGGCTGAGCTCCAAATCAGACGGATCCAAAAGCACCAccccctctgcctcctcctcgcGGCCCAGCCCGGGGCTCTCCTCCCTGGGCATAGTGAGCCCTGCAGTCCCTGGACCCACCGCAGTCCCACGGAACTTCAACACGACTTCAACTACCCAGCAGGCCCGGCTCCAGTTCTTCCAATCTGGTAACACCACCACTGGGCAGGAGAACCAGGGCAAGACCCAGACTCCGGGACAGGCACCGAGTCTACCCACAAATAGAGTCCCGAACGCTGGCACACAGGGGACAGTAGTGGGGGTTGGCCAGGGTGTGAGTGTGGTAGTGAGTTTGGGTGGCAGTGGGGTAGGGGGTAAGGGAGAGGGTTCAGGTTGGGGTGGAGGTAAGGGAGGGGATAAGGGTGTGAATGTGGTGCTAGGTGGGGACAGGGATGTGGTTCAGGGTAGAGGTAGAGTTGTCTTCAAGGTGGATGGTGATGTGAAAGCCTCTCCATCTAAAGAAGACTGCAGTACCAAGACCCAGGCTGCTGCTGTCATCACTAAGAAACTAACAGAGAACAGCAACACACCAACAGCTGGTGCTGTCATCACTAAGAAactaacagacaacaacacaacagctgGTGCTGTCATCACTAAGAAACtaacagacaacaccacaacagctGGTGCTGTCATCACTAAGAAACtaacagaccacaacaccacaccaacAGCTGGTGCTGTCATCACTAAGAAACtaacagacaacaccacaacagctGGTGCTGTCATCACTAAGAAACtaacagaccacaacaccacaccaacAGCTGGTGCTGTCATCACTAAGAAACtaacagacaacaacaccacaCCAACAGCTGGTGCTGTCATCACTAAGAAactaacagacaacaacacaacaacagctgGTGCTGTCATCACTAAGAAACtaacagacaacaacaccacaacaacagcTGGTGCTTCAAGTCCTCCGTGGCATCCTGTAGGACTGAAGAAGACCGAGAACAG atctccctctctcagacctgCCCCTGCTGAAACGCctaagaaagagacagagactcCTAAAAAGGAGACTGGGGGCAGAGTTAAGCTAAAAGCAGACCCGTCTCTCCTCGCCCCCCTCACCCCCAACACCTCCACCCCGACCCCAGCCAGCAGAACAGGCCTGTGGAACAAAACCCCGGATAAGGCATCCGGAGCTGCTTCTCCCAGCAACACTATGG CAACAGCAGACAACAGCAGCTCTCCTGCTGACTGGCGGTCCAGGCTCAAACCTGCCTCCAA gCCTGTAGGACCTAAagactcctctcccctccaccctgacATTCAGAAGGCTGAAACCCTGTCTCGGCCCTGGGCCGGTGGATCAGGAAACGCCCAGGCTTCAGTCCCTGCTGGGTCTACTCTGGCCCCCTCCAGCCCCCCAGAAGCCTCCTCACCCAGCCCGCTGAACACCGGCCCTGGGACATGGg GCGTCCTGACAGGGAAGAGCTCAACGACAGCTCACGGCTCCAACACAGACACCAAGACACCTAAACCA agtaaACCGGACTACATCCCGAAGGAAGAGATCCTCAGAGAGCTTCAGGAGATAGAGGACAGTGTTAATGAGttggagaggaaaggagtggacCTGGAGAAA CAGCTACGCTCCTGTGAAGAGG agggagaAGAGGACGTGGTGATGGATGACCTGATGGTGGAATGGTTCAACCTCATCAGAAACAAGCAGGTGTCCATGAGGAGAGAGTCTGAACTGGTCTACAT agcgaAGACACAGGACTTGGAGGAACAGCAGCCCAGTGTAGAGCAGGAGCTGAGGAGACTCATGGACAAacctg AGCGGCTGAAAACGTTGTGGGACCGTCGTAGAGAAGAGGAGTTGATGGTCAAGCTGGTGGAGATCGTCAATGACAGGAACGCCATCATAGACGGACTGGACGATGACcgactcag ggaggatgaggaagatgagCAGCTCAATAAGATGATGAAGACCCTAG acacaaagaaagagaagaagaagaagtccaGCTTTAAGTTGTTTG GTAGGAACAAGAAGGAGGGATGA